A region of Trachemys scripta elegans isolate TJP31775 chromosome 24, CAS_Tse_1.0, whole genome shotgun sequence DNA encodes the following proteins:
- the LOC117869871 gene encoding probable G-protein coupled receptor 33 yields the protein MEQDISALPPTTVANSSKTTEXQDISALPPTTVANSSKTTEITKISHLASAVLLFITFLVGVVGNGMFLWVLGLKMRRTVTTLWFLHLVSCYLLFTLLIPFFAIYVLLGFHWVFGMAMCKLLNAFGSMGMFSSVFLLTLISLDRYTLTHHPIWSRNHRTMPRAWKLVVGVWLASFSLSAPYLAFRETRVVDRSRITCINNYNISGNWNGAETQNLGRQTHLAIFLVRFLLGFLLPFCTIVGCYVRVGLKMKEKKLSWAGKPFKVMMATMVSFFLGWLPYHLYHGLKLYEKEVPESVTDALLVIYTLTSCFNASFSPILYLFVGEKFWQVFRMSLITLAKEAFVDDLSAPESNGRQMSEVEKSKEEMV from the coding sequence ATGGAACAAGATATCTCGGCACTCCCACCAACCACAGTGGCAAATTCCAGCAAGACCACAGAGATNCAAGATATCTCGGCACTCCCACCAACCACAGTGGCAAATTCCAGCAAGACCACAGAGATCACGAAGATCTCTCACCTGGCCTCTGCTGTTTTGCTCTTCATCACCTTCCTGGTGGGTGTGGTGGGGAACGGGATGTTCCTGTGGGTGCTGGGGCTGAAGATGAGGAGGACGGTGACCACGCTCTGGTTCCTTCACCTGGTCTCCTGCTACCTTCTCTTCACCCTGCTGATCCCCTTCTTCGCCATCTATGTCCTCCTGGGTTTCCACTGGGTCTTTGGCATGGCCATGTGCAAGCTTCTCAATGCCTTCGGTTCCATGGGCATGTTCTCCTCCGTCTTCCTTCTCACACTCATCAGTCTGGACCGCTACACCCTCACTCACCATCCCATTTGGTCGAGGAATCACCGCACCATGCCCCGGGCATGGAAGCTGGTCGTGGGCGTGTGGCTGGCCTCCTTCAGTCTCAGTGCTCCCTACTTGGCTTTCCGGGAGACCCGCGTGGTGGACAGGAGCAGGATTACCTGCATCAATAATTACAACATCTCCGGGAACTGGAATGGAGCTGAGACACAGAACCTGGGCAGACAGACCCACCTGGCCATCTTCTTGGTCCGGTTCCTGCTGGGATTCCTGCTGCCCTTCTGCACCATCGTGGGATGCTATGTCCGCGTGGGGCTGAAGATGAAGGAGAAGAAACTGTCATGGGCAGGGAAGCCCTTCAAAGTCATGATGGCCACGATGGTTTCCTTCTTCCTTGGCTGGCTGCCCTACCACCTCTACCATGGCTTGAAGCTCTACGAGAAGGAGGTGCCAGAGTCGGTGACAGATGCCCTCCTGGTAATTTACACCTTAACATCCTGCTTCAATGCCTCCTTCTCTCCCATCCTCTACCTCTTTGTGGGGGAGAAGTTCTGGCAGGTCTTCAGGATGTCTCTTATCACTCTGGCCAAAGAGGCTTTTGTTGATGATCTCAGTGCCCCTGAATCTAATGGAAGACAGATGTCAGAAGTTGAGAAATCAAAAGAAGAGATGGTCTGA
- the LOC117869809 gene encoding probable G-protein coupled receptor 33, which produces MDQGNTTLPPTTGVNSSQNPAGLNATYLASAVLLFPTFLVGVVGNGLYLWVLGLKMRRTVTTLWFLSLVSSYLLLTLLIPFFIISLLMGLHWVFGMAMCKILNTCISVGMFSIVFHLTLISLDRYTLTHHPIWSRNHRTMSRARKLVVGIWLASFVLSTPYLAFRETRVEDGDRITCKNNYALSRDWNGAKMKDMGRRVHLAIFTVRFLLGFLLPFCTITGCYICVVMKMKEKKLAWAGKPFKVIVTTVVSFFLGWLPYHLYHGLKLSNKEVPESVMGALLVIYTFTSCFNACFTPILYLFVGEKFWQVFRTSLLTLVKAAFVDDLGSSASESSGRHGTEVENTK; this is translated from the coding sequence ATGGACCAAGGCAACACGACTCTCCCACCAACCACTGGGGTGAATTCCAGCCAAAACCCAGCAGGTTTGAATGCCACTTACCTGGCCTCTGCAGTGTTGctcttccccaccttcctggTGGGTGTGGTGGGGAATGGGTTGTACCTGTGGGTGCTGGGACTGAAGATGAGGAGGACGGTGACCACTCTCTGGTTCCTGTCCCTGGTCTCCTCTtacctcctcctcaccctgctgatCCCCTTCTTCATCATCTCCCTCCTCATGGGTTTACACTGGGTCTTTGGCATGGCCATGTGCAAGATCCTCAACACCTGCATCTCCGTGGGCATGTTCTCCATTGTCTTCCATCTCACCCTCATCAGCCTGGACCGCTACACtctcactcaccatcccatcTGGTCCCGGAATCACCGCACCATGTCCCGGGCTAGGAAGCTGGTTGTGGGCATTTGGCTGGCTTCCTTCGTTCTCAGCACTCCCTACCTGGCTTTCCGGGAGACCCGGGTGGAGGACGGGGACAGGATCACCTGCAAGAATAATTACGCTCTTTCCAGAGACTGGAATGGAGCCAAGATGAAGGACATGGGCAGACGGGTCCACCTGGCCATTTTCACAGTCCGGTTCCTGCTGGGCTTTCTGCTGCCCTTCTGCACCATCACGGGATGTTATATCTGCGTTGTGATGAAGATGAAGGAGAAGAAGCTGGCATGGGCTGGGAAGCCCTTCAAAGTCATTGTGACCACGGTGGTTTCCTTCTTCCTTGGCTGGCTGCCCTACCACCTCTACCATGGCTTGAAGCTCTCCAATAAGGAGGTGCCAGAGTCAGTGATGGGTGCCCTCTTGGTCATTTACACCTTCACATCCTGCTTCAATGCCTGCTTCACCCCCATCCTCTACCTCTTTGTGGGGGAGAAGTTCTGGCAGGTCTTCAGAACATCTCTTCTCACTCTGGTGAAAGCGGCTTTTGTCGACGATCTTGGCAGCAGTGCCTCCGAGTCTAGTGGAAGACATGGGACAGAAGTCGAGAACACAAAATAG